The sequence TTGTTCAGGCTGGACGCTACTACCGCGTACGAACAGGACCGTTCGACAGTCGTGGAGAAGCGCAAGCGGCGCTCGCCAAGGTGCGGGCCGCAGGTTATAGCGACGCAAGAGTGTCCACAGCAGGCTGATCCGCCGGATTTCGTTCCGGTGGCGGGAGCGAAATTGAGTAAATTTGTCCGACTGATACTAGCTCTGACTGCATTGAGCAGCTGGACCAGTGCGTCGGGCCAAGAACTGGCCAATTCTGGACCGCCAACAGAAGCAGAAGCGCCGATCGCGCTGATGATCGATTTGTCATCCGGCCAGACGCTGTTTGCGCGCGACTATGATCGCCGTTTTATTCCTGCATCAATCACTAAAGTCATGACGTCTTATCAGGCGTTCGAAATGCTTGCTGACGGGCGACTGTCGGCAAATCAGAACTTCGGCGTGCCTGACGATATTTTCGAAAAGTGGAATGGCAAGGGATCGACGATGTTTCTGCAACGCGGCGAGTCTGTGAGCGTAGATAACTTGTTGCGCGGGATTACCACCGTGTCGGCCAATGATGGCAGCATGGTTCTCGCCACCGGGGCCAGCGGATCGGCAGAGAACTGGGTCGCGACGATGAACCAGACCGCCCGCGATCTGGGGATGGCAGATAGTCATTTCGGCACAGCCAATGGCTGGCCGGACGAAGGCCGGACTTATGTGACAGCACGTGACCTGACCAAGCTCGCACGAGCGTTGGTGAGGCGCCACCCCGAGTTGTTCAAACGCTACTTCGGTAAAGAAGGCTTCGCCTATAATGGCATTGCTCAAGCAAATCATGACCCAGTTGTCGGCCGCGTTGATGGCGCGGACGGGATCAAGACAGGCTTCACCAATCAGGCCGGTTACGGTTTCCTCGGGACAGGTGTTCGAGATGGCAGGCGTGTTGTGATGGTGGTCGCGGGCAGTAGCTCCGAGAGCATCCGTGACCGGACCTCGCGAAGGTTCCTCGAATGGGGGCTTTCGGGCTTCGAGTCGCGCCGCATTATCCGTAAAGGTGACCTGTTGACGCAGGCAGACGTTCGCGATGGCGATGTCCGCCGCGTTTCGTTGATCGCGCCGCGTGACCTTTATCTGACGGTTCCAAAGGGCGAAGATCCGGACGTACAACTTACCGTTCGTTTCCGTGGTCCAATTCAAGCGCCCTTTGATGCTGACGATGCCGTCGCTCGCTTGGAGATCGTAGTAGATGGTCTGCCCGACAGCAGCGTGCCGTTGGTCGCTGATCGCGCGGTTGATCGTGCCAATTTGATCGAACGTTTGTTCAACGGAGTTGCGGGGCTTTTCTCATGAGTATTGGCCGTTTCATTGCGCTCGAAGGCGGCGAAGGCGCAGGCAAATCTACGCAAGCCAAGCTGCTGGTCGAAGCTCTCGAAGCGCGTGGGTTACAGGTCGAACTCACCCGTGAACCCGGCGGTACGGTCGGTGCGGAGGCGATTCGCGAGTTGCTTTTGACCGCTGAAGGAGAGGGGTGGGGCGCCCGCGCCGAAGCCCTGTTGTTCGCTGCCGCGCGGTCCGATCACGTCGAACGGCTTATCAAGCCTGCGATCAAGACTGGCACGTGGGTCATATGCGACCGCTTCGTCGATTCGAGTCGAGCATATCAAGGCGGGGCAGGGGGACTTGGCGACGCGGATATTCGCGATTTGCACCGGATTGGCAGTGAAGGGCTGCTCCCTGACCTCACTCTGCTGATCGAAGTTCCTGCAGAGCAAGTTGCTAAGCGGCTCGCGGCGCGAGATGCGGGAGTTAGCGACCGGATCGGTGGGCGCGATGCGGCATATCATGCAAAAGTCGCTGCATCCTTCAGCCGCTTTGCCGACGAAGAGCCGCAGCGTTTTGCCCGGATTGATGGGACTGGGATACCAGAAGCCATCCATCAACGCGTGATGCAGGTCGTGGACCGGTTCGCATGACTCTTATCGGTCATGATGATGCTTGGCTGCAATGGCGCGAGGCCATGGCCGGACCGCGTATGCACCATGCATGGCTGCTGGCCGGGAAGCGTGGCCTTGGTAAGGCGCAGTTTGGTCAAGCTGCTGCGCGCGAACTCGTCGCCGAAGAGGGGCAACACCAGTCTGAGGGCCATCACCCTGACATTATTACCCTCACCAATCTGCCAAAGGACGACAAAGAGGAGAAGAAGCGCGAGGAGGGCAAGTCCTATGAAACCAAGCGCAATATCTCCGTCGCACAAATCCGGGCGATGCAGCAGCGGCTTAATACCCGGCCGACGCTCGGTTCGCGGCGCGTGATCATCATCGATCCTGCTGATGATCTGGAAAAATCTGCATCCAACGCTTTGCTCAAGAGCTTGGAAGAACCGCCAATCGGCACCTTCTTTGTCCTCGTGGCGCACCGGCCCGCAAGGTTGCTACCGACTATACGCTCGCGGTGCCGTGTTTTGCGCTTCGCTCCGCTGAGCGATAGCCAGATTGGCGATCTGTTGAACCGTGAGGCACCAGACGTTGACCAAGTAACCCGCGATGCTGCGGTCGGCGCAGCTGGAGGTTCCCCCGGAACAGCGCTTGATTTCGTTCAACGCGACCTCGGTCCGCTTAACGGCCTGATGCGGGAAATCGCACAGAGCGGTGATGCCAATTTCGTCCTTCGTGGCCGTCTCGCTGCGGCGATGGGAGCGCGCCCTGATCGCGAACGCATTCTGGCGGCATTGGATCTTGCCCGGGCCGTGCTGGCCGGAGAAGTCGCAAGCGCAGATACGCCGCGCATTCCCGCGATTGTCGATGCCCATGCCGAGCTAGTCACGCTCAGCGCGCAGGCTCCGACCTATAATTTCGATGCAGGACTGCTGGTTATGGAAATCGGCAGCTTGCTCGCCAAGGCGGCAAACCCTAGGGAAGCGGCCTGACATTCCTTTCGAGAAAGCTGCCGCGCCCGATCATGGCCGACCCCTATTATATTACCACCGCCATCAGCTACCCCAATGGGCGGCCACATATTGGTCACGCCTATGAGGCGATTGCCGCCGATGTGATGGCGCGTTTTCAGCGTTTGCAGGGCCGCGAAGTGCGCTTCCAGACAGGCACGGACGAACATGGGCTGAAGATGGCGCAAAAGGCCCGTGAGCTTGGCCAAACGCCTCGTGAGTTAGCGGATGAAATGTCCAGTCACTTCAAAGGTATGTGCGATGCACTGAATGTGAGTTATGACCGCTTCATCCGCACGGTTGAGGGTGATCACCACAAGGCCAGTCAGGAACTTTGGCGCCGGATGGAAGCCAATGGTGACCTGTATCTCGATCGTTACGAGGGTTGGTATTCGGTCCGCGATGAAGCCTATTATGACGAAAGCGAGCTGGTTGAAGGGGCGGGGGACGAGAAACTCTCGCCCCAAGGCACTCCCGTTGAATGGACAGTCGAGGAGAGCTGGTTTTTCAAGCTGTCAGCCTATCAGGACAAATTGCTAGCGCTTTACGAAAGCGATCCCGAGTTTCTGAAGCCCGATAGTCGCCGCAACGAAATGGCGTCGTTCATTTCGGGCGGGCTGCGAGACCTGTCGATCTCGCGCACCAGTTTTGATTGGGGAGTAAAGGTCCCGGGCAGCGACAACCATGTGATGTATGTCTGGGTCGATGCCCTGACAAATTACCTCACTGGCCTCGGTTTTCCAGATGAGACCGAAGAAATGGCAAAGTTCTGGCCTGCTGATCTTCACCTGATTGGCAAAGACATTGTCCGGTTCCATTCAATCTATTGGCCTGCATTCCTGATGAGTGCGGGTCTGCCTCTGCCCAAAAAGGTGTTTGGTCATGGCTTCCTGCTTAATCGCGGACAGAAAGAGAGTAAGTCTCTCGGAAACGTAACTGATCCGCTTGAACTATCAGAGAAATTCGGTGTCGATGTGCTGCGTTACTTCCTGATGCGGGAAGTCGCCTTTGGGCAAGATGGCAGCTACTCTGCTGAAGCTATCGTGACGCGTAGCAACGCTGAATTGGCGAATTCTTTCGGAAATTTATCGCAGCGCGTTCTCAGTTTCATCGTCAAGAATTGCGACGGTGGCTTCACAGCGGCTGCACCAGTGCAAGACGTGGATGCTGGCCTCCGCGACAAGGTGAACAAGGCGTGCCGCGAGGAATTGCCAGCGGCCTTCGAAGAATTGGCGTTCTCAAACGGTCTCGAAGCATGGATGCAGGGCGTTTTCGCCTGCAATGCCTATGTTGACGAGCAAGCACCCTGGGCGCTGCGCAAGACCGACCCTGAGCGCATGCAACGCGTGCTAGCAACCTTGTGCGGCTGTATCCGTGATCTCGCGATCGCAGTGTCGCCTGTAGTTCCCCAGTCGGCGGATAAGATGCTCGACGCGCTTTGTATTCCGAAAGACGCGCGTGATTTTGCTGCGCTTGACCACGATATTTCGATGGGTGCGATTGCGGTCGATAGCCCGTCGCCCGCATTCCCGCGCCTTGATATGCCGGAGGCAAGCTGATGTTGATCGATAGCCATTGCCACCTTGAATATAAGGGCTTGGTCGAGGATCAGCAGGCCGTACTCGAGCGCGCAAGAGCCGCCGGAGTAGGGGGCTTCCTCAACATTTCCACACGCCAAAGCGAGTGGGACCAGGTTGTCGCAACGGCTGAGCGCGAGCCGGATGTATGGGCCAGCGTCGGTATTCACCCGCATGAGGCGGACGGACATGCCGATCTTGGTGCAGCGGTGCTTCTCGAAAAGACCAAGAGCCCGAAGGTCATTGCTATCGGCGAGACGGGACTCGACTACTATTACGACAAGTCAGACCGTGATGTGCAGAAGGCGCTGTTTCGAATGCATATCGGCGTGGCGCGTGAGACCGGGCTCCCGATCATCATCCACACTCGCGATGCGGAAGAGGATACGGCGGCGATCTTGACCGAAGAGATGGAGAAGGGCGCGTTTCCCGCGTTGATCCATTGTTTCACGGCATCAGCCGAGTTCGGGAAAACGGTTCTGGGCCTCGGTCTCACGATCTCAATATCGGGCATTGTTACATTCAAGAATGCCAAGGAGCTTCAGGAAGTCGCGGCAGAAGTTCCGGCTGATCGGCTTCTGGTCGAAACAGACTCGCCGTTTCTTGCGCCAGTGCCAAACCGCGGAAAGACCTGCGAGCCTGCATTCGTATCCGACACTGCGAAATTCGTTGCTGAGTTACGCGGTATCAGCATCGAAGAGCTGTCCGAAACCACGACGCGCAACTTCTATGCCTTGTTCACCAAGGCCGCCCAGTGAAGCTCATAATGTTGGGCTCTGGTACGTCGATGGGCGTGCCGCGCGTTGGCAATGATTGGGGCGCCTGCGATCCCGAAGAACCCAAGAACCGCCGCACGCGCGTTTCGATCATGGTTGAAAGCAATGCCGGGCAGCGTATTCTGGTCGACACTTCGACTGATTTAAGAGCGCAATTGTTGCGCGAGAATATCGACACCATCGATGCGGTGTTCTGGACGCATGATCATGCTGATCATTGCCACGGCATCGATGATCTTCGGGCGCTGAGGTATGGCCGTGGCGGTCCAATTCCGGGCTTTGCGAATGAAGAAACCGCGCGCAGGCTACGCAATCGGTTCGGCTATGTCTTTGCGGGTCAACATGGATATCACACGATTGTAGAACTGGAGAACCTTGGCCGCTTGCGGATGTTTGCCGGTTTCGGAATAGAGCGTTGTCAGATGCCGCATGGTCCCGCGCAAAGTACGGCGTTCAAGTTTGATGCAGACGGTAAATCAATTGGTTATGCGACAGACTTCAGTGAAATTACT comes from Altererythrobacter sp. ZODW24 and encodes:
- a CDS encoding D-alanyl-D-alanine carboxypeptidase family protein, with product MSKFVRLILALTALSSWTSASGQELANSGPPTEAEAPIALMIDLSSGQTLFARDYDRRFIPASITKVMTSYQAFEMLADGRLSANQNFGVPDDIFEKWNGKGSTMFLQRGESVSVDNLLRGITTVSANDGSMVLATGASGSAENWVATMNQTARDLGMADSHFGTANGWPDEGRTYVTARDLTKLARALVRRHPELFKRYFGKEGFAYNGIAQANHDPVVGRVDGADGIKTGFTNQAGYGFLGTGVRDGRRVVMVVAGSSSESIRDRTSRRFLEWGLSGFESRRIIRKGDLLTQADVRDGDVRRVSLIAPRDLYLTVPKGEDPDVQLTVRFRGPIQAPFDADDAVARLEIVVDGLPDSSVPLVADRAVDRANLIERLFNGVAGLFS
- the tmk gene encoding dTMP kinase; this encodes MSIGRFIALEGGEGAGKSTQAKLLVEALEARGLQVELTREPGGTVGAEAIRELLLTAEGEGWGARAEALLFAAARSDHVERLIKPAIKTGTWVICDRFVDSSRAYQGGAGGLGDADIRDLHRIGSEGLLPDLTLLIEVPAEQVAKRLAARDAGVSDRIGGRDAAYHAKVAASFSRFADEEPQRFARIDGTGIPEAIHQRVMQVVDRFA
- a CDS encoding DNA polymerase III subunit delta' → MTLIGHDDAWLQWREAMAGPRMHHAWLLAGKRGLGKAQFGQAAARELVAEEGQHQSEGHHPDIITLTNLPKDDKEEKKREEGKSYETKRNISVAQIRAMQQRLNTRPTLGSRRVIIIDPADDLEKSASNALLKSLEEPPIGTFFVLVAHRPARLLPTIRSRCRVLRFAPLSDSQIGDLLNREAPDVDQVTRDAAVGAAGGSPGTALDFVQRDLGPLNGLMREIAQSGDANFVLRGRLAAAMGARPDRERILAALDLARAVLAGEVASADTPRIPAIVDAHAELVTLSAQAPTYNFDAGLLVMEIGSLLAKAANPREAA
- the metG gene encoding methionine--tRNA ligase, which produces MADPYYITTAISYPNGRPHIGHAYEAIAADVMARFQRLQGREVRFQTGTDEHGLKMAQKARELGQTPRELADEMSSHFKGMCDALNVSYDRFIRTVEGDHHKASQELWRRMEANGDLYLDRYEGWYSVRDEAYYDESELVEGAGDEKLSPQGTPVEWTVEESWFFKLSAYQDKLLALYESDPEFLKPDSRRNEMASFISGGLRDLSISRTSFDWGVKVPGSDNHVMYVWVDALTNYLTGLGFPDETEEMAKFWPADLHLIGKDIVRFHSIYWPAFLMSAGLPLPKKVFGHGFLLNRGQKESKSLGNVTDPLELSEKFGVDVLRYFLMREVAFGQDGSYSAEAIVTRSNAELANSFGNLSQRVLSFIVKNCDGGFTAAAPVQDVDAGLRDKVNKACREELPAAFEELAFSNGLEAWMQGVFACNAYVDEQAPWALRKTDPERMQRVLATLCGCIRDLAIAVSPVVPQSADKMLDALCIPKDARDFAALDHDISMGAIAVDSPSPAFPRLDMPEAS
- a CDS encoding TatD family hydrolase produces the protein MLIDSHCHLEYKGLVEDQQAVLERARAAGVGGFLNISTRQSEWDQVVATAEREPDVWASVGIHPHEADGHADLGAAVLLEKTKSPKVIAIGETGLDYYYDKSDRDVQKALFRMHIGVARETGLPIIIHTRDAEEDTAAILTEEMEKGAFPALIHCFTASAEFGKTVLGLGLTISISGIVTFKNAKELQEVAAEVPADRLLVETDSPFLAPVPNRGKTCEPAFVSDTAKFVAELRGISIEELSETTTRNFYALFTKAAQ
- a CDS encoding MBL fold metallo-hydrolase; its protein translation is MKLIMLGSGTSMGVPRVGNDWGACDPEEPKNRRTRVSIMVESNAGQRILVDTSTDLRAQLLRENIDTIDAVFWTHDHADHCHGIDDLRALRYGRGGPIPGFANEETARRLRNRFGYVFAGQHGYHTIVELENLGRLRMFAGFGIERCQMPHGPAQSTAFKFDADGKSIGYATDFSEITDEMVDLFSDCDVLVTDCLRREAHPTHAHLAMALELVERSGAKHAVLTHLDKSMDYATLCGEIPGNVQVGYDGLELIA